From the genome of Caulobacter sp. FWC2:
CTGGGAATGCGTCAACCGGATCGCGTTCGAAAAGGCCGTCAAGAAGCTCCAGGACGCGGGCATCGCCTTGGAGCAGGGCGGCGATGACCTCAAGGTTCGCCGCGGGGTGCGCGATGTGGTCCGATTCAAGGATCCCGTGGGCTATCAGTACGAGCTGTTCTACGGCCAGAAGGGCGAGCCTGGCTCGTTTGTGCCGGGCCGTCGCCATGGCGGCTTCAACACCTACGGCCGGGGCTTTGGCCCATGTCGTGGTGATGACCCCGGAATATGGCCCGGAGCTGGACGACTTCCTGATCAATATCATGGGCTTCCAATGGTATGGATCGGGCGCGGGCAAGGGCCGGACCGGGTTCTATCGCGCCGGGCTCAACAACCTGACCAGCCACGACATCGGCTATGGCCACGCCCCCGGTCGGATGGGCATCCAGCACATCGGCCTGTTGACCGGCGATCTTCCGTGATGTCGGCGAAACCTGGGACATCGTCAACAAGCGCCAGATCCAAGTGCAGATGACCCTGGGGCAACACACCCAGGACCCGCATTTCTCCTTCTACCACTTCAGCCCTTCGGGCTTCGCCGTCGAAGTGATCGCCGAAACCCACCCCTGGCCCGGCGATCCCTTCGAACTGAACGCCGAGCGCCTGAGCTACTGGGGGCACCAGCTGGTCGGGCCCATCCTCGGCACGACCATCCGCACGCCCGAGGAGCTGCGCTGATGGGGCTGCTCGACGGCAAGGTCGCCTTGGTCACGGGCGGCGGCGGCGGCATCGGCCGCGGCATCGCCCGCCGTTTCATCCGGGAAGGCGCGACCGTCCTGGTCGCCGAATTCAACGAGGACTATTGCGCGACCATCAAGGCGGAGCTGACCGAGGAGCTGGGCGGGCGGGCCGAAGTGATTAAGGCCGATGTGCGCGTCAAGGACCAGATCCAGGGCGCGGTGCAGAAGGCGGTCGATCTGTTCGGCGGCCTCGACATCCTCGTCAACAACGCCTTCACCCTCAGCCCCAAGGTCCTGCTCGAGCAGAAGACCGACGAGATGCTGGACAGCACCCTGCATTCGGGCTCTGGGCGGGGTGGTGGGCCATGCAAGCCGCGCGGCCCCACATGGCCGCCCGCGGCGGCGGCTCGATCATCAACTTCTATTCGATCGACGTGGAGACAGCCGCCTGGCTGAACGCCGACTACAACATCACCAAATCGGCGCTCCGCGGCCTCACGCGCAGCGCCGCCCACGAGTGGGGGCGGTTCAACATCCGGGTCAACCTGCTGTCGCCGGCGGCGATGGGCACGGTCTTTCACCGCATGGCCGAGGCCATGCCGGGCTTCGCCGAGATGGCGGCCTCGCGCAAGCCTCTGCTGCGCAACGGCGACCCTGAAGAGGATATCGCGCCCGTCGCGGTGTTCCTGGCCTCGGAGATGTCGCGCTTCGTGACCGGCGAACTGATCAACGTCGATGGCGGTCTGCACATGCCAGGCTACCAGTCGCGACCGCCGAACGTCGCGGAGATGGAACAACAAGGCGGCTAGAGCCGTCCAAGGGGAGACACAGATGGGTTTACTGGACGGCAAGGTGGCGCTGGTCACCGGCGCGGCCGGCTCTATCGGCTCGGAGACGGCGCTGGCGCTGGCCGAAAAGGGCGCGCGGGTCGTGCTGACCGACCTTCGGGCTCCGGAGCTTTCAGCGGTCACCGATCGCTTGCAGGCGCAAGGTCACGAGGTGGCCTGCAAGGTCGGGGACATCACCGACGAGGACGACATCCGGGCGGTGGTCGAGTTCGCCGTCGCGACCTTCGGCGGCGTCGACATCCTCGACAACAACGCCGGCGCGACGGGCTTTTCATCCCGCGACCTGGACATCCCTGAGATGCCCGTCGAGCTTTGGGATCAGGTCCAGTCGATCAACGCCCGCGCGCCGATGCTGTTTTGCAAGCACGCCATCCCGTCGATGCTGGCGCGGGGCGGCGGATCGATTGTCAACATCTCGTCGGGCCAGTCCCTTTCGGGCGACGTCAGCAATTTCGCCTATGCGGCGGGCAAGGCGCGGTGAACGCCCTGACCCGTCACCTGGCGACCGCATATAGCCCCAAGGGCGTGCGGGTCAACGCCATCGCCGCAGGTCTGATTATCCAGCCGGGCATGGAGCAACGGCTGCCCGCGCACATCCAGAACATCTTCCTGAGCCATTGCCTGGTGCCGCGCCTGGGGACCCCGCGCGACATCGCCAACATGGTGGTGTTCCTGGCGTCCGACCTCAGCTCCTACGTCACCGGCCAGATCCTCTCCGTCGACGGCGGGTTCACCGCGCACCTGCCCAGCGTGGCCGACATGCGGCCCACTATCGAAGGCATGAGAAAGGCGCCCGGCCAATGGAGTTGAAGGGAAAAACCGTCGTCCTGACCGGGGCCTCCGCCGGCATTGGCGCGGCGACGGCGCTCGATCTGAGCAACGCCGGTGCAATCTGGTGCTGACGAGCCGCCGGCTGGAGAAGCTCGAGGCGCTGGCCGCGACCTTGCCGGGCCCCAGCGCCTTGCTGGCGGCGGATATCGCCGAGCCCGATGTTCCAGAGCAACTTCTGGCGTTGGCCAAGGCGCGATTTGGCGCGCGCCGACGTGGTGATCAACAATGCCGGGGTCATGGCCGTCGGAACGATGGACACCATCGATCTCGACGCCGTCAGCTACATGATCCGGGTTAACTTCGAGGCCGTGGTGCGCTCGTCCTACGTGTTCGCTCGAGAGTTTCGCGGTCAGTCGTCTGGCGCGATCATCAACGTGTCGAGCATCAGCGCCTACCTGATCTCCCGGGCGGGCGGCGTCTATGGGGGCTCAAGCATGCGCTCGAGGCCTTCACCCAATCGCTGCGGATCGAACTGGCCGGCGCTGGCGTCAAGGTCGGATCGATCGCGCCGGGTTCGACCTCAAGCGAGATGTTCGACAGGATGATGGCGGCGGCGAAGATTGAAGATCCGGTCGCGCTCGATCCCGAAGATATTCGCTCGGGCCATCCGGTTCATGCTTGAGCAGCCGACCACGCGACCATCGCGCGCCTGGCGATCTATCCGCAAAGCGAAGCCCACTAAGCCGGGCCTCTCCAAGGCCGCGATGCGTCATCCCCGCGGCGGTGCGGGGATGACGACCCGGCGCGGTGGGGCCCTAGGCGGCGGAGGCCGCTTCGAGAGTGGCCTGACGCTCCAGCCCCATTTCCTGCATTTCGCGCTTGAGGGTGGGATAGTAGGCGATCGCGCCCTGTAGGCCGCCCGAGACATCGATCGAGGCCGCGCTCAGGAAGGTCGCAAGGTCGCTGGCCAAGAACAGGCAGACATTGGCCACCTCCTCGGGACGGCCGAACCGACCGAGGGGCACGACCTTGACCACCATTTCGAGGAACTCCTCGCGCGAGATGGACGGGGGCATCTCCTTGTAGTGGCGATCCCACT
Proteins encoded in this window:
- a CDS encoding SDR family NAD(P)-dependent oxidoreductase; this encodes MGLLDGKVALVTGGGGGIGRGIARRFIREGATVLVAEFNEDYCATIKAELTEELGGRAEVIKADVRVKDQIQGAVQKAVDLFGGLDILVNNAFTLSPKVLLEQKTDEMLDSTLHSGSGRGGGPCKPRGPTWPPAAAARSSTSIRSTWRQPPG
- a CDS encoding SDR family NAD(P)-dependent oxidoreductase; protein product: MAARGGGSIINFYSIDVETAAWLNADYNITKSALRGLTRSAAHEWGRFNIRVNLLSPAAMGTVFHRMAEAMPGFAEMAASRKPLLRNGDPEEDIAPVAVFLASEMSRFVTGELINVDGGLHMPGYQSRPPNVAEMEQQGG
- a CDS encoding SDR family NAD(P)-dependent oxidoreductase, giving the protein MFQSNFWRWPRRDLARADVVINNAGVMAVGTMDTIDLDAVSYMIRVNFEAVVRSSYVFAREFRGQSSGAIINVSSISAYLISRAGGVYGGSSMRSRPSPNRCGSNWPALASRSDRSRRVRPQARCSTG